A genomic stretch from Streptomyces venezuelae ATCC 10712 includes:
- a CDS encoding TOMM precursor leader peptide-binding protein encodes MHPMVKPALRRAWRNLRCLQFGVTPAHAVVLDAVDRRTGSLLGLLDGTRGTELLRAEARTLGLPDGHLDALLGRLESAGLLTDAATGRPGKAGPAAGAVDRALDPLRADLASLSLVHAGPERAARTLAARRFLRVQVRGAGRVGATVAALLAAAGVGAVEVVDAGRVEPWEPAPGGLPAESVGELRGTAARRLVGRWRRARAPRRPGGAATGTGLSLVVVTPRDGLGAYVPDPLPAARWVATGTPHLYAGVLEATGTVGPLVLPGGTACARCLQEERTDRDEAWPRLLAQWRSGAPHPLPACDLGLATAVAGLAAAHALAFLDGDLPASTGTRWEASLPLLEWRAERLRPHPSCPCGAARTGEGERASAAGGAQDTMAG; translated from the coding sequence ATGCATCCGATGGTGAAACCGGCACTGCGGCGTGCCTGGCGAAATCTCCGCTGCCTCCAGTTCGGGGTCACCCCCGCGCACGCCGTGGTCCTCGACGCGGTCGACCGGCGGACCGGATCGCTGCTCGGGCTGCTCGACGGCACCCGTGGCACGGAGCTCCTCCGTGCCGAGGCGAGGACGCTCGGCCTGCCGGACGGGCACCTGGACGCGCTCCTCGGCCGGCTGGAGTCCGCCGGGCTGCTCACCGACGCCGCCACCGGGCGGCCGGGGAAGGCGGGGCCCGCGGCGGGGGCCGTGGACCGGGCACTCGATCCACTCCGCGCCGACCTGGCCTCGCTCTCCCTGGTGCACGCAGGACCGGAGCGGGCTGCCCGCACCCTGGCGGCCCGGCGGTTCCTGCGCGTCCAGGTCAGAGGCGCCGGCCGGGTGGGGGCGACGGTCGCGGCGCTGCTCGCGGCGGCGGGGGTGGGAGCGGTCGAGGTCGTCGACGCGGGCCGGGTGGAGCCCTGGGAACCGGCCCCCGGCGGGCTTCCGGCGGAGTCCGTCGGCGAGCTCCGCGGCACGGCCGCCCGACGCCTGGTCGGCCGGTGGCGGAGGGCGCGCGCCCCGCGCCGGCCGGGTGGCGCCGCCACGGGGACCGGTCTGTCACTCGTCGTGGTGACACCACGGGACGGCCTCGGCGCGTACGTCCCCGATCCGCTCCCGGCGGCCCGGTGGGTCGCCACCGGCACCCCCCATCTGTACGCCGGGGTCCTGGAGGCCACCGGGACGGTCGGGCCGCTCGTCCTGCCGGGCGGCACGGCCTGCGCCCGGTGCCTCCAGGAGGAGCGGACCGACCGGGACGAGGCCTGGCCCCGGCTGCTCGCCCAGTGGCGCTCCGGCGCCCCGCATCCCCTGCCCGCCTGTGACCTGGGTCTCGCCACGGCGGTCGCCGGGCTCGCCGCCGCCCATGCGCTTGCCTTCCTCGACGGGGACCTGCCGGCGAGCACGGGCACGCGGTGGGAGGCGTCACTGCCGCTGTTGGAGTGGCGGGCGGAGCGGCTGAGACCCCATCCGTCCTGTCCCTGCGGGGCGGCACGCACGGGAGAGGGGGAGCGTGCCTCGGCAGCCGGAGGCGCGCAGGACACAATGGCGGGGTAA
- a CDS encoding zinc-dependent metalloprotease: MSDTPFGFGLPPEEPENGDEGKKKDPAGGGQGSGGQGGGNPFGANPFGFGGLPGMGGPGGADNPFAAMFGSLNPNDLGAAFQQLGQMLSYEGGPVNWDMAKQIARQVVAQGTADGTKDASVGPAEKAAVEEAVRLADLWLDGVTSLPSGASTAVAWSRAEWVEATLPAWQQLVDPVAERVGTAMGDVLPEEMQAMAGPLIGMMRSMGGAMFGQQIGQAVGALAGEVVGSTDVGLPLGPAGRAALLPLNVEAFGKDLGVPSDEVRLYLALREAAHQRLFAHVPWLRAHLFGAVEGYARGIKVDTSKLEEAVGQLDPTHPEQLQEALQQGMFQPEDTPEQKAALARLETALALVEGWVDAVVHEAAKSRLTSADALRETLRRRRASGGPAEQTFATLIGLELRPRRLRDAARLWASLTDARGVDGRDGLWEHPDMLPTATDLDDPDGFVHREHLDFSEIDKMLGEAAKGDAPEDGDGKA; encoded by the coding sequence GTGAGTGACACCCCATTCGGATTCGGCCTTCCGCCGGAGGAGCCGGAGAACGGCGACGAGGGCAAGAAGAAGGACCCCGCCGGAGGTGGCCAGGGGTCCGGTGGCCAGGGCGGTGGCAATCCGTTCGGCGCGAACCCGTTCGGCTTCGGCGGGCTGCCCGGCATGGGCGGTCCCGGTGGCGCGGACAACCCCTTCGCGGCGATGTTCGGCTCGCTGAACCCCAACGATCTGGGTGCGGCCTTCCAGCAGCTCGGGCAGATGCTGAGCTACGAGGGCGGTCCCGTGAACTGGGACATGGCCAAGCAGATCGCCCGCCAGGTGGTCGCCCAGGGCACCGCCGACGGCACCAAGGACGCCAGCGTGGGCCCGGCGGAGAAGGCGGCGGTCGAGGAGGCCGTGCGCCTCGCCGACCTGTGGCTGGACGGCGTGACCTCGCTGCCCTCGGGCGCGAGCACGGCCGTGGCGTGGAGCCGCGCCGAGTGGGTCGAGGCCACGCTGCCGGCGTGGCAGCAGCTCGTGGACCCGGTCGCCGAGCGGGTCGGCACGGCGATGGGCGACGTCCTGCCCGAGGAGATGCAGGCCATGGCGGGCCCGCTGATCGGCATGATGCGCTCCATGGGCGGCGCCATGTTCGGCCAGCAGATCGGTCAGGCCGTGGGCGCGCTCGCCGGTGAGGTCGTCGGCTCGACCGACGTGGGCCTGCCGCTCGGCCCGGCCGGACGGGCCGCGCTGCTCCCGCTGAACGTCGAGGCCTTCGGCAAGGACCTGGGCGTGCCGTCCGACGAGGTGCGGCTCTACCTGGCCCTGCGCGAGGCGGCCCACCAGCGTCTCTTCGCGCACGTGCCGTGGCTGCGGGCGCATCTGTTCGGCGCGGTCGAGGGGTACGCGCGGGGGATCAAGGTCGACACCTCGAAGCTGGAGGAGGCGGTGGGCCAGCTGGACCCGACGCATCCGGAGCAGCTTCAGGAGGCGCTCCAGCAGGGCATGTTCCAGCCGGAGGACACCCCCGAGCAGAAGGCGGCCCTGGCCCGTCTGGAGACGGCGCTCGCGCTGGTCGAGGGCTGGGTGGACGCGGTGGTCCACGAGGCCGCGAAGTCGCGGCTGACCTCGGCGGACGCGCTGCGCGAGACGCTGCGCAGGCGCCGGGCCTCGGGCGGCCCCGCCGAGCAGACCTTCGCGACGCTGATCGGTCTGGAACTGCGGCCGCGGCGGCTGCGGGACGCGGCGCGCCTGTGGGCCTCGCTGACCGACGCGCGCGGTGTGGACGGCCGGGACGGTCTGTGGGAGCACCCGGACATGCTGCCGACGGCGACCGATCTGGACGACCCGGACGGCTTCGTGCACCGCGAGCACCTGGACTTCTCCGAGATCGACAAGATGCTCGGCGAGGCGGCGAAGGGCGATGCCCCCGAGGACGGGGACGGCAAGGCGTGA
- a CDS encoding YlbL family protein produces MPRRTATMLASTLVLICLLIAGVLIPVPYAEMSPGPTVNTLGEARGEPVLHISGRKTYPTDGHLNMTTVRVTSADYKMNAVEAVYGWLAHDNVVVPHDTLYPDGKTEEESSQENAEEFSQSQESAKVAALKELNIPVVSRVVVGSVVKGSPSEGKLHAGDVIKAVNGVAITDQADVAKQVVKRKPGQDVEFTIVPAKEAAAAEKARKEPTVTRKVVITTTTSEEGDRAVVGIQAGTDHVFPFTIDINLADVGGPSAGLMFALGIVDKLTPESLTGGRFIAGTGTIDDEGKVGPIGGIEMKLVGARKAGAQYFLTPADNCENAARDTPDGLTLVKVNTIDDATKSLEKLRAGDTTSLPSCSKS; encoded by the coding sequence ATGCCACGCCGCACCGCGACGATGCTCGCCTCCACCCTGGTCCTGATCTGTCTGCTCATCGCAGGCGTCCTGATCCCGGTGCCGTACGCGGAGATGAGCCCGGGGCCCACGGTCAACACCCTCGGCGAGGCCAGGGGAGAGCCCGTCCTGCACATCTCGGGACGGAAGACCTACCCGACCGACGGGCACCTCAACATGACGACGGTCCGCGTCACCAGCGCGGACTACAAGATGAACGCCGTCGAAGCCGTGTACGGCTGGCTGGCCCACGACAACGTGGTGGTGCCGCACGACACGCTCTACCCGGACGGCAAGACCGAGGAGGAGTCGAGCCAGGAGAACGCGGAGGAGTTCAGCCAGTCCCAGGAGAGCGCCAAGGTGGCCGCCCTCAAGGAGCTGAACATCCCGGTCGTCTCCCGGGTCGTCGTCGGTTCGGTGGTCAAGGGCTCGCCCTCCGAGGGCAAGCTGCACGCCGGTGACGTGATCAAGGCCGTCAACGGGGTGGCGATCACCGACCAGGCCGACGTCGCCAAGCAGGTCGTCAAGCGCAAGCCCGGCCAGGACGTCGAGTTCACGATCGTCCCCGCCAAGGAGGCGGCCGCGGCCGAGAAGGCGCGCAAGGAGCCCACCGTCACCCGGAAGGTGGTCATCACGACCACCACGTCCGAGGAGGGCGACCGCGCCGTCGTCGGCATCCAGGCCGGCACCGACCACGTCTTCCCGTTCACCATCGACATCAACCTGGCCGACGTCGGCGGGCCCAGCGCCGGACTGATGTTCGCCCTCGGCATCGTCGACAAGCTCACCCCGGAGAGCCTCACCGGCGGCCGGTTCATCGCCGGCACCGGCACCATCGACGACGAGGGCAAGGTCGGCCCGATCGGCGGCATCGAGATGAAGCTGGTCGGCGCCCGCAAGGCCGGCGCCCAGTACTTCCTCACCCCGGCCGACAACTGCGAGAACGCCGCGCGGGACACCCCGGACGGGCTCACCCTCGTCAAGGTGAACACCATCGACGACGCCACGAAGTCGCTGGAGAAGCTCCGCGCGGGCGACACCACGTCCCTGCCGAGCTGCTCGAAGAGCTGA
- a CDS encoding SDR family oxidoreductase yields the protein MSSPDPQVRGARNHSTRSAVRGPVVAVTGAASGVGDLLTRRLAASDEIKKVVAIDERRGEVAEAQWHILDVRDPAIAEKLRGADVVVHLAVDLDLETDPAARTAYNVRGTQTVLTAAAAAGVHRVVLCTSAMVYGALPDNDIPLSEDAELRATAEATGVGDMLEIERLGRRAPRAHPGLNVTVVRPAVLVGGTDTALTRYFESPRLLVVAGSRPTWQFCHVEDLVSALEYAALEKVDGEFAVGCEGWLEQEEVEELSGIRRMELPSAVALGAAARLHRIGLTPSPAGDLAYTMHPWVVSVGRLHDAGWRPKWTNEEVLAALLEEVEGRHTVAGRRLGRKDATAAGAAGATVALLGTAALVRQMRKRRGI from the coding sequence GTGAGTTCCCCAGATCCTCAGGTTCGCGGAGCGCGAAACCACTCAACCCGGTCCGCCGTGCGCGGACCCGTCGTCGCGGTCACCGGTGCCGCTTCCGGCGTCGGTGACCTGCTGACCAGGCGCCTCGCCGCGTCCGACGAGATCAAGAAGGTCGTCGCGATCGACGAGCGCCGGGGCGAGGTCGCCGAGGCGCAGTGGCACATCCTCGACGTGCGCGACCCGGCCATCGCCGAGAAGCTCCGGGGCGCCGACGTCGTCGTGCACCTCGCCGTCGACCTCGACCTGGAGACCGACCCCGCCGCCCGGACGGCCTACAACGTGCGCGGCACCCAGACCGTGCTGACCGCGGCGGCCGCCGCCGGGGTCCACCGGGTCGTGCTGTGCACCTCGGCGATGGTCTACGGAGCCCTGCCCGACAACGACATCCCGCTCTCCGAGGACGCCGAGCTGCGGGCCACGGCCGAGGCGACCGGTGTGGGCGACATGCTGGAGATCGAGCGCCTCGGCCGCCGGGCCCCCCGCGCACACCCCGGCCTCAACGTCACCGTCGTCCGCCCGGCCGTCCTCGTCGGCGGTACGGACACGGCGCTGACCCGCTACTTCGAGTCGCCGCGGCTGCTCGTCGTCGCCGGGTCCCGGCCCACCTGGCAGTTCTGCCACGTGGAGGACCTGGTCAGCGCCCTGGAGTACGCGGCCCTCGAGAAGGTCGACGGGGAGTTCGCGGTGGGCTGCGAGGGCTGGCTCGAGCAGGAGGAGGTCGAGGAGCTCTCCGGCATCCGGCGCATGGAGCTGCCCTCCGCCGTCGCCCTCGGCGCGGCGGCCCGCCTCCACCGCATCGGCCTGACACCGTCCCCGGCGGGCGACCTCGCGTACACGATGCACCCGTGGGTGGTCAGCGTCGGACGGCTGCACGACGCCGGCTGGCGGCCGAAGTGGACGAACGAGGAGGTGCTCGCCGCGCTCCTGGAGGAGGTCGAGGGCCGCCACACCGTCGCCGGCCGCCGGCTCGGCCGCAAGGACGCCACGGCGGCGGGCGCGGCCGGTGCGACGGTGGCCCTCCTCGGCACGGCCGCGCTGGTCCGGCAGATGCGGAAGCGGCGCGGGATCTGA
- a CDS encoding NUDIX hydrolase yields the protein MTLYDDAVLVLKEYGDQPELRDLYLAHLDAHPDGMYKPCQAGHLTSSALVVDPVSGRVLLTLHKKLGMWLQMGGHCEAGDETVEAAALREAAEESGISGLTLLPGGPVRLDRHPIPAPCHWHLDVQYAALAPAGAVEQISEESLDLRWFAYEEVAGVADTSVVRLLESTLARL from the coding sequence GTGACTCTGTACGACGACGCGGTCCTGGTGCTCAAGGAGTACGGGGACCAGCCGGAGCTGCGCGACCTGTATCTGGCGCACCTGGACGCGCATCCGGACGGCATGTACAAGCCCTGTCAGGCGGGGCACCTGACCTCCAGCGCGCTGGTGGTCGACCCGGTGAGCGGGCGGGTGCTGCTGACCCTGCACAAGAAGCTGGGCATGTGGCTGCAGATGGGCGGTCACTGCGAGGCGGGTGACGAGACCGTGGAGGCGGCCGCGCTGCGGGAGGCCGCCGAGGAGTCGGGGATCTCCGGGCTGACCCTGCTGCCGGGCGGTCCGGTGCGGCTCGACCGGCATCCGATCCCGGCGCCGTGCCACTGGCACCTGGACGTGCAGTACGCGGCACTGGCTCCGGCGGGCGCGGTGGAGCAGATCAGCGAGGAGTCCCTTGACCTGCGCTGGTTCGCGTACGAGGAGGTGGCGGGCGTGGCGGACACGTCGGTGGTCCGTCTCCTGGAGAGCACGCTGGCGCGCCTGTAG
- a CDS encoding AIM24 family protein, protein MNQQLAGYAPTPVAARMENHGRTMLRVAMASGQDLYARSGSMVSYEGYITYEPNPPAVRQVAQQWVTGEGAPIMKCSGDGLLYLADYGADVVVINLQNDSISVNGTNLLAFDAHLQWGVERVKGLAKFAGQGLFNVEIAGTGWVALTSRGTPIVVDCGRGDDETYVDPDALVAWSPSLKVKGKRSFKASSLIGRGSGEAFQMAFSGQGIVVVQPSEDSTDRLRVRG, encoded by the coding sequence ATGAACCAGCAACTCGCGGGCTACGCCCCGACCCCCGTCGCGGCCCGGATGGAGAACCACGGCCGCACCATGCTCCGGGTGGCCATGGCCTCCGGCCAGGACCTCTACGCCCGGTCCGGCTCGATGGTCTCCTACGAGGGCTACATCACCTACGAGCCCAACCCGCCCGCCGTCCGCCAGGTCGCCCAGCAGTGGGTCACCGGCGAAGGCGCGCCGATCATGAAGTGCTCCGGCGACGGACTGCTCTACCTCGCCGACTACGGCGCCGACGTCGTCGTGATCAACCTCCAGAACGACTCGATCTCGGTCAACGGCACCAACCTCCTCGCCTTCGACGCCCACCTCCAGTGGGGCGTCGAGCGGGTCAAGGGACTCGCCAAGTTCGCCGGGCAGGGCCTGTTCAACGTGGAGATCGCCGGCACCGGCTGGGTCGCGCTGACCTCGCGCGGCACGCCGATCGTCGTCGACTGCGGCCGCGGCGACGACGAGACCTACGTCGACCCCGACGCGCTCGTCGCCTGGTCGCCGTCGCTCAAGGTCAAGGGCAAGCGCAGCTTCAAGGCGTCCTCCCTCATCGGGCGGGGCAGCGGCGAGGCATTCCAGATGGCCTTCTCGGGCCAGGGCATCGTCGTCGTACAGCCGAGCGAGGACAGCACCGACCGCCTGCGGGTCCGGGGCTGA
- a CDS encoding AIM24 family protein produces MQSPLFNHAEQQSQERYVIQNPQLLRVSLTGQDDVLARKGAMVAYQGLVDFDGEYKTPNQRRAQARTGEGLDLMRCSGQGTVYFANLAQYVHVVDVDQEGLTVDSAYVLALDSTLHTEVIAVDSQYGVSGTGKYQLNISGRGKVALMTSGQPLMMHVTPDKYVSVDADAIVAWSTGLRVQMQAQTHNSSVRTRRGNTGEGWELSFLGQGFALVQPSEVMPPQNAAIGQGIAAQFGAGQHGSHAQNQNNAWN; encoded by the coding sequence ATGCAGAGCCCGCTTTTCAACCACGCCGAACAGCAGAGCCAGGAGCGGTACGTCATCCAGAACCCGCAGCTCCTGCGGGTCAGCCTCACCGGGCAGGACGACGTCCTGGCCCGCAAGGGCGCCATGGTCGCGTACCAGGGACTCGTCGACTTCGACGGCGAGTACAAGACCCCCAACCAGCGGCGGGCCCAGGCCCGCACCGGCGAGGGCCTGGACCTGATGCGCTGCTCCGGCCAGGGCACGGTCTACTTCGCCAACCTCGCCCAGTACGTCCACGTCGTGGACGTCGACCAGGAGGGCCTGACCGTCGACAGCGCGTACGTCCTGGCGCTCGACTCGACCCTCCACACCGAGGTCATCGCCGTCGACAGCCAGTACGGCGTCTCCGGCACCGGCAAGTACCAGCTCAACATCTCCGGCCGCGGCAAGGTCGCCCTGATGACCTCGGGGCAGCCGCTGATGATGCACGTCACGCCCGACAAGTACGTCAGCGTCGACGCGGACGCGATCGTCGCCTGGTCCACCGGGCTGCGCGTCCAGATGCAGGCGCAGACGCACAACTCCAGCGTCCGCACCCGCCGCGGCAACACCGGCGAGGGCTGGGAGCTCAGCTTCCTCGGCCAGGGCTTCGCGCTCGTCCAGCCCAGCGAGGTCATGCCCCCGCAGAACGCGGCCATCGGCCAGGGCATCGCCGCCCAGTTCGGCGCGGGCCAGCACGGCTCCCACGCCCAGAACCAGAACAACGCCTGGAACTAG
- a CDS encoding TerD family protein, translated as MAREFQRGHKAKISDLTAGTDLYVGVQIAAPGLTFDISCFGLDADERLSDDRYFVFFNQPKTPEESVQLLGAQSGDTESFRVTLDRIPANIHKLSFTATIDGAGQMSQIGPGHLRIVAGGEEVARYAFTGAEFTTERAVMLGDFYLKDVWRFAAVGQGFDGGLDALLRNFGGEVAEDEPAQQQAAPGFAPPPQAAAPPAFGAPAAPAPAPAFGAPPAPAPAPAFGAPQAPPAPVPPAPAQPVHTAPTMVAPMAPAPVPPPAPAPGPYGQPPQQPSYGQVPGQPPGQYPGQAPPQAPGQYPGQPPQAAPYGQAAPAPYGQQPAYGQQPGVPQGVPATGAGLAAALAPYKETPTGARWTPQNQQLMRVDLAMGATPVLARQGSMVMYQGKVDFSYKGAGFAGRIVGNATGQEMQLMRCTGRGQLFLAEAGAHLHPIELQGDGICVSAENVLAFDESLQYEVRRIEGHGIPGGALFTMQFQGSGTVVVKTHGVPVVLPVTPTTFADCNAVVAWSSASQVILSSQVRLRRNAYPGHSGETVNLQFRGAPGNFIVVQPYEV; from the coding sequence ATGGCCAGGGAATTCCAACGCGGCCACAAGGCCAAGATCAGTGATCTCACCGCGGGGACCGATCTGTACGTCGGTGTCCAGATCGCGGCGCCCGGACTGACCTTCGACATCAGCTGTTTCGGACTCGACGCGGACGAGAGACTCTCCGACGACCGCTACTTCGTCTTCTTCAACCAGCCGAAGACGCCCGAGGAGTCCGTGCAGCTGCTCGGGGCGCAGTCCGGTGACACCGAGTCGTTCCGCGTCACCCTCGACCGCATCCCGGCGAACATCCACAAGCTGTCGTTCACCGCGACCATCGACGGCGCCGGCCAGATGTCCCAGATCGGCCCCGGCCACCTGCGGATCGTGGCGGGCGGCGAGGAGGTCGCCCGGTACGCCTTCACCGGCGCGGAGTTCACCACCGAGCGCGCGGTGATGCTCGGCGACTTCTACCTGAAGGACGTGTGGCGCTTCGCCGCCGTCGGCCAGGGCTTCGACGGCGGTCTCGACGCGCTCCTGCGGAACTTCGGCGGCGAGGTCGCCGAGGACGAGCCCGCCCAGCAGCAGGCCGCCCCCGGCTTCGCCCCGCCGCCGCAGGCGGCGGCGCCCCCGGCCTTCGGCGCCCCCGCGGCCCCGGCCCCCGCGCCCGCGTTCGGCGCACCCCCGGCGCCCGCGCCCGCTCCCGCGTTCGGCGCGCCGCAGGCCCCGCCCGCGCCGGTGCCGCCCGCGCCCGCCCAGCCGGTGCACACCGCGCCCACGATGGTCGCGCCGATGGCGCCCGCCCCGGTCCCGCCGCCCGCCCCGGCCCCCGGGCCCTACGGACAGCCGCCGCAGCAGCCCTCGTACGGCCAGGTCCCCGGCCAGCCGCCGGGCCAGTACCCCGGCCAGGCCCCGCCCCAGGCACCCGGCCAGTACCCCGGCCAGCCGCCGCAGGCCGCGCCGTACGGGCAGGCCGCCCCCGCCCCGTACGGACAGCAGCCGGCGTACGGCCAGCAGCCCGGCGTCCCGCAGGGCGTCCCGGCGACCGGCGCCGGCCTCGCCGCCGCGCTCGCGCCGTACAAGGAGACGCCCACCGGCGCCCGTTGGACCCCGCAGAACCAGCAGCTGATGCGGGTCGACCTCGCCATGGGCGCCACGCCCGTGCTCGCCCGGCAGGGCTCCATGGTCATGTACCAGGGCAAGGTCGACTTCTCCTACAAGGGAGCCGGATTCGCCGGCCGGATCGTCGGCAACGCCACCGGCCAGGAGATGCAGCTGATGCGCTGCACCGGCCGCGGCCAGCTCTTCCTCGCCGAGGCGGGCGCCCATCTGCACCCGATCGAGCTCCAGGGCGACGGCATCTGCGTCTCCGCGGAGAACGTCCTCGCGTTCGACGAGTCCCTGCAGTACGAGGTCCGGCGCATCGAAGGCCACGGCATCCCCGGCGGCGCCCTGTTCACCATGCAGTTCCAGGGCTCCGGCACCGTCGTCGTGAAGACCCACGGCGTGCCCGTCGTGCTGCCCGTCACGCCGACCACCTTCGCCGACTGCAACGCCGTCGTCGCCTGGTCCTCCGCGTCCCAGGTCATCCTCTCCAGCCAGGTGCGGCTCCGCCGCAACGCCTACCCCGGCCACAGCGGGGAGACCGTCAACCTCCAGTTCCGGGGAGCCCCCGGCAACTTCATCGTCGTCCAGCCCTACGAGGTCTGA
- a CDS encoding M48 family metallopeptidase: MPGDPQRSVTDKPHRGAGTSAVEVRRSPRRSRTVSAYREGDRTVVLIPARMSEAEERRWVGVMLDKLAAQESRSVLGDRELTERALRLSEQYFDGRARPSSVRWVTNQNTRWGSCTPSEGSIRLSHRLQGMPEYVVDYVLLHELAHLLVPGHGPRFWRLLEAYPRTERARGYLEGVVAADRLPHLPAAREE; this comes from the coding sequence GTGCCCGGCGACCCACAGCGCAGCGTGACCGACAAGCCGCACCGCGGTGCGGGGACGAGTGCGGTCGAGGTCCGCAGAAGCCCACGACGGAGCAGGACCGTCTCGGCCTACCGCGAGGGCGACCGGACCGTGGTCCTCATCCCCGCCCGGATGTCCGAGGCCGAGGAGCGCCGCTGGGTCGGTGTGATGCTGGACAAGCTCGCCGCCCAGGAGAGCCGGAGCGTCCTCGGCGACCGCGAGCTGACCGAGCGGGCCCTGCGGCTGTCCGAGCAGTACTTCGACGGCCGGGCCCGCCCCAGCTCCGTGCGCTGGGTCACCAACCAGAACACCCGCTGGGGCTCCTGCACCCCCTCCGAGGGCAGCATCCGCCTCTCCCACCGGCTCCAGGGCATGCCCGAGTACGTCGTCGACTACGTCCTCCTGCACGAGCTGGCGCACCTGCTCGTACCCGGGCACGGCCCGCGGTTCTGGCGGCTCCTCGAGGCGTACCCCCGCACCGAGCGGGCGCGCGGCTATCTGGAGGGCGTCGTCGCCGCCGACCGGCTGCCGCACCTCCCCGCCGCCCGCGAGGAGTGA
- a CDS encoding molybdenum cofactor biosynthesis protein MoaE, with translation MAKTHDHPGEQAAADPIKLLAIRESPLSLDEVFRAVGDDASGGTTLFVGTVRNHDGGADVDALGYSCHPTAEAELRRVAEKVVANYPVRALAAVHRVGDLVVGDIAVIVAVSCPHRGEAFEASRKLIDDLKHEVPIWKHQTFSDGTEEWVGAC, from the coding sequence ATGGCAAAGACCCACGACCACCCTGGCGAGCAGGCCGCCGCCGACCCGATCAAGCTCCTCGCGATCCGGGAGTCGCCGCTCTCCCTCGACGAGGTCTTCCGGGCGGTCGGGGACGACGCCTCCGGCGGCACGACGCTCTTCGTGGGCACCGTGCGCAACCACGACGGCGGCGCGGACGTCGACGCGCTGGGCTACTCCTGCCACCCCACGGCGGAGGCGGAGCTGCGCCGCGTCGCGGAGAAGGTCGTCGCGAACTACCCGGTCCGCGCGCTGGCCGCCGTCCACCGGGTGGGCGACCTGGTCGTCGGCGACATCGCGGTGATCGTGGCCGTCTCCTGCCCGCACCGCGGGGAGGCCTTCGAGGCCAGCCGCAAGCTCATCGACGACCTCAAGCACGAGGTCCCCATCTGGAAGCACCAGACCTTCTCGGACGGCACCGAAGAGTGGGTGGGCGCCTGCTGA
- a CDS encoding PPA1309 family protein produces MSNVSPSGPAMAASPLTRAVLEIDEYAAGLGWDQPARLFALVDTARLRAKEPALASQLGLGDDATAYTPIEQEKLPRGKPLDEFLGTIAWPPGVAGCALTVERLMLPPSAEAQVPQGLNEKQLAKWVAAHPDRQEVRMTVAVLRGGAREAAIRLREKDTATEVLTGPDLVPGLAEALKATFES; encoded by the coding sequence ATGTCCAACGTTTCCCCCTCCGGCCCGGCGATGGCCGCGAGCCCCCTCACCCGCGCGGTGCTCGAGATCGACGAGTACGCGGCGGGCCTCGGCTGGGACCAGCCGGCCCGCCTCTTCGCCCTGGTCGACACCGCACGGCTGCGCGCCAAGGAACCCGCGCTCGCCTCCCAGCTGGGCCTGGGTGACGACGCCACCGCCTACACCCCGATCGAGCAGGAGAAGCTGCCGCGCGGGAAGCCCCTCGACGAATTCCTCGGCACGATCGCCTGGCCGCCCGGCGTGGCAGGCTGCGCCCTCACCGTGGAGCGGCTCATGCTGCCCCCTTCGGCCGAGGCGCAGGTCCCGCAGGGCCTGAACGAGAAGCAGCTCGCCAAGTGGGTGGCCGCCCACCCGGACCGCCAGGAGGTCCGGATGACCGTGGCGGTGCTGCGCGGCGGCGCCCGCGAGGCGGCGATCCGGCTGCGCGAGAAGGACACCGCGACCGAGGTCCTGACCGGCCCCGACCTGGTGCCGGGCCTCGCGGAGGCGCTGAAGGCGACCTTCGAGAGCTGA